The Litchfieldia alkalitelluris genome has a window encoding:
- the argH gene encoding argininosuccinate lyase: MNHILEPTYDFTKRKFLNCILEINIAHAAMLARQQILKNEDVKKIIEANQRLLRNGFDQQYNPEFEDLFFMIEDDLKNEIGDELVGNMHIAFSRNDMDATMFRMIWREKVVQWLKLIIDMKEVLLELAKEHELTVMPAYTHNQQAQPTTLAHYLLAVDKHLERDLDRGFSLLNRINESPMGAAALGTTGFPIDRTFMAQQLAFTKPLDNSYDSISAADYMLEIVGTLSTSLSTLSRFVYDLMFFATNEVEAIRLDESLVQTSSIMPQKRNPSSLEHTRSLISRTIGELQSAFMMTHSVPFGDIVDIGDDIQPILDHGFLHTYQILELLTEILKNITVNKDKLYNRCREGFSTVTELADVLVRDYQLSFRQAHHIVQAFVKHLNTNGYNLSHGNAELVKEIAKKECHIDLSLSDEHYKDAIDPYQFVMVRSILGGPNPKETEKQRTLSANQLKGYLTEIQEWEYKFNSYKGLLLNGSYEILTNK, from the coding sequence GTGAACCATATACTCGAACCTACCTACGATTTTACGAAAAGAAAATTTTTGAACTGTATACTTGAAATCAATATAGCTCATGCTGCCATGCTTGCTCGTCAACAGATTTTAAAGAACGAAGATGTGAAAAAAATTATTGAAGCTAATCAGAGATTGTTAAGAAATGGTTTTGATCAGCAGTATAACCCTGAGTTTGAAGATTTATTTTTCATGATTGAAGATGATCTGAAAAATGAAATCGGTGATGAACTTGTTGGAAATATGCATATTGCTTTTAGCAGAAATGATATGGACGCAACGATGTTTCGGATGATTTGGCGTGAAAAAGTGGTTCAATGGCTTAAACTGATTATAGATATGAAGGAAGTCTTGCTTGAATTAGCAAAGGAGCATGAACTCACTGTAATGCCTGCATATACGCATAATCAGCAAGCTCAGCCGACAACACTTGCTCATTATTTATTAGCCGTTGATAAGCATTTGGAAAGAGATCTCGACCGTGGCTTTTCCTTATTAAATCGAATAAATGAATCGCCTATGGGTGCGGCAGCTCTAGGAACAACAGGATTTCCTATTGATCGGACATTTATGGCACAACAATTAGCCTTTACAAAACCGCTAGATAATTCATATGATTCCATCAGTGCAGCTGATTATATGCTTGAAATCGTTGGAACATTATCAACCTCACTTAGTACTCTATCACGCTTTGTCTATGATTTAATGTTTTTTGCAACCAATGAGGTCGAAGCAATTAGATTGGATGAAAGCTTAGTACAAACTTCTAGTATAATGCCGCAAAAAAGGAACCCTTCATCATTAGAACATACACGATCACTAATAAGTCGAACAATTGGAGAATTACAATCAGCGTTTATGATGACTCATAGCGTACCTTTTGGAGATATTGTTGACATCGGTGATGATATTCAACCGATTCTTGATCATGGATTTCTACATACCTATCAAATACTCGAACTATTAACCGAAATCTTAAAAAATATTACTGTGAACAAAGATAAGCTATATAACCGATGTAGAGAGGGATTCTCAACGGTTACAGAGCTAGCTGATGTCCTGGTAAGGGATTACCAGCTATCTTTCCGACAAGCACACCATATCGTTCAAGCATTTGTTAAACACTTAAATACAAATGGATACAACTTAAGCCATGGAAATGCTGAACTTGTGAAAGAGATTGCTAAGAAAGAATGTCATATCGATTTATCTCTATCTGATGAGCATTACAAGGATGCGATAGATCCTTATCAATTTGTGATGGTTCGGTCTATTTTAGGAGGGCCAAATCCAAAGGAAACAGAAAAACAGCGAACCCTTTCAGCAAATCAATTAAAAGGATACCTCACTGAGATTCAGGAATGGGAATATAAATTTAATTCCTATAAGGGATTATTACTTAATGGTAGTTATGAAATATTAACTAATAAATAA
- a CDS encoding carbohydrate ABC transporter permease, with protein sequence MESTKAEISPPIKLKPKKRSRFTLKQQKYIFVYTCLLIPLLFFIVIRFLPTLYTFNIGFHEWDILSNDKPFVGMDNYVNLFHDEVFRKSLYNTMIYVVLGVIGQLICGLGIALLLQRINKFVGFFRAIYFIPYVTSIVAVSWVFKWILMNNGIVNDILLKLGFEAQLFLKSPDQAIYIIILTMIWQGLGFQMIIFLAGLENIPKMFYEAAEIDGANGWKKFIHITIPLLNPTIVFSAVIGSISFLQTFTQVQNMTLGGPLNSTKSVVLYIYELAFQHFEMGAASAATVILFLIILIITIFQMKFLTKKFEY encoded by the coding sequence ATGGAGAGTACCAAAGCCGAAATTTCGCCACCTATAAAACTCAAGCCCAAAAAACGATCAAGGTTCACTTTAAAGCAGCAAAAATACATCTTTGTTTATACTTGTCTACTAATCCCCCTACTCTTTTTTATTGTTATCCGTTTTCTTCCAACACTGTATACCTTTAATATAGGTTTTCATGAGTGGGATATTCTTTCAAATGATAAGCCATTTGTTGGGATGGACAATTACGTGAATCTTTTTCATGATGAGGTCTTTCGAAAATCCCTTTACAATACGATGATATATGTTGTATTAGGAGTCATTGGTCAATTGATTTGTGGACTAGGCATTGCTCTATTATTACAGCGAATTAATAAGTTTGTAGGGTTTTTTCGTGCGATTTACTTCATTCCTTATGTAACGAGTATTGTTGCGGTAAGCTGGGTGTTTAAGTGGATTCTTATGAATAATGGAATCGTCAATGATATTTTATTAAAACTAGGATTTGAAGCACAGCTCTTCTTAAAATCTCCTGATCAAGCAATCTATATTATTATCTTAACAATGATTTGGCAAGGACTAGGTTTTCAAATGATTATTTTCTTAGCAGGGTTAGAAAATATCCCGAAAATGTTTTATGAGGCAGCTGAAATTGATGGGGCTAATGGATGGAAGAAGTTTATCCATATTACGATCCCATTGTTGAATCCTACGATTGTGTTCTCTGCTGTTATTGGGAGTATTAGTTTCCTCCAAACATTTACTCAAGTTCAGAATATGACACTTGGTGGACCATTGAATTCCACCAAATCAGTCGTTCTTTATATTTATGAATTGGCATTCCAACATTTTGAAATGGGTGCTGCTTCAGCGGCAACAGTTATCTTATTCTTAATTATTCTAATCATTACGATTTTCCAAATGAAATTCCTAACAAAGAAATTTGAATACTAA
- a CDS encoding amidohydrolase family protein, whose product MLFQNDFKVIDIHGHLPGKKGSGFIKRTEIGDQYNTERSKRMMLSWDFPHPSEETDEKKAIPIMDRWVQELDRYGIERFVFLTAEDNDDLAKKIKEYPGRFIGFAHHPIENRDALQELKRATEELGLKGYKMFGPLVNRKLHDDSLMPVWEYLAEKQIPVLIHFGLLGRAGGIVEHQNMSPLSIFQVAREFPELPIIIPHFGAGYFQELLHLCWSCPNVYVDTSGSNQWMRWMPYHLDLEILFRKTYELIGAERIIFGTDSNGFPRGYSYRYLQDQVRVCREINMREEDIEKIFGNNARRLFNLEIGVKSENVTQ is encoded by the coding sequence ATGCTATTTCAAAATGATTTTAAAGTCATTGATATCCATGGCCACTTGCCAGGGAAAAAGGGTAGTGGATTCATTAAGCGAACAGAAATTGGTGATCAATATAATACAGAAAGATCAAAGCGAATGATGTTATCTTGGGATTTCCCGCATCCATCTGAGGAAACCGATGAAAAGAAGGCCATACCAATTATGGATCGTTGGGTACAGGAGCTGGATCGATATGGAATTGAAAGATTCGTGTTTCTTACTGCTGAGGATAATGATGATTTAGCTAAAAAGATAAAGGAGTATCCTGGTCGTTTTATTGGATTTGCACATCATCCGATTGAAAACCGTGATGCACTTCAGGAATTAAAACGGGCAACAGAGGAACTTGGCTTAAAGGGGTATAAGATGTTTGGGCCTCTTGTGAATCGAAAGCTTCATGATGACTCATTAATGCCTGTTTGGGAGTATTTGGCTGAAAAGCAAATTCCCGTATTAATTCATTTTGGACTTTTGGGCAGAGCTGGTGGAATTGTTGAGCATCAAAACATGTCACCACTCTCAATCTTTCAAGTTGCTAGAGAGTTCCCTGAACTTCCTATCATCATTCCACATTTTGGAGCAGGTTACTTTCAAGAATTACTTCATCTTTGCTGGAGTTGTCCAAATGTTTATGTGGATACCTCTGGGTCTAATCAATGGATGCGCTGGATGCCATATCATTTAGATTTGGAGATTTTGTTCAGAAAAACCTATGAGCTCATTGGCGCTGAACGAATTATCTTTGGGACAGATTCAAATGGGTTTCCAAGAGGCTATTCCTACCGATATTTACAAGACCAGGTTCGAGTTTGCCGGGAAATCAATATGCGTGAGGAGGATATTGAAAAGATCTTTGGTAATAATGCACGCAGACTATTTAATCTTGAGATTGGAGTGAAGTCAGAGAATGTCACACAATAG
- a CDS encoding ABC transporter ATP-binding protein → MAELHLNHIYKVYDKNVTAVKDFNLHIKDHEFIVFVGPSGCGKSTTLRMIAGLEEISKGEFYIDDELVNDVAPKDRDIAMVFQNYALYPHMNVFNNMAFGLKLRKAPKEEIKRRVEAAAKILGLEPYLDRKPKALSGGQRQRVALGRAIVRDAKVFLMDEPLSNLDAKLRIQMRAEISKLHQRLQTTTIYVTHDQTEAMTMATRIVVMKDGIIQQVGTPKDVYDNPDNTFVAGFIGSPAMNFFKGKIQNDTFIVNEIKMKIPEAKLKVLHQHGYITKEIILGIRPEDIHETSEKYDTAVKVTAKIEVAELMGAETMLYSTIGVESYVSRVDSNVEVKPGQLFSLYFDMNKCHFFDVDSEERIDLRGGAKKEFRESV, encoded by the coding sequence ATGGCTGAATTGCACTTAAATCATATCTATAAGGTATATGATAAAAACGTAACGGCAGTAAAAGATTTTAACCTACATATCAAGGATCATGAATTTATTGTATTTGTTGGCCCTTCAGGATGCGGGAAATCGACTACATTAAGAATGATTGCAGGACTTGAAGAAATATCTAAGGGCGAGTTCTACATTGATGATGAGCTCGTCAATGATGTTGCACCAAAGGATCGAGACATTGCGATGGTTTTTCAGAACTATGCCCTATATCCTCATATGAATGTGTTTAATAATATGGCATTTGGGTTGAAGCTTCGAAAAGCCCCAAAGGAGGAAATTAAGCGCCGTGTTGAGGCAGCAGCGAAGATTCTTGGGCTTGAACCATACCTGGATCGTAAGCCGAAAGCTTTATCAGGCGGTCAACGTCAGCGTGTAGCATTAGGTCGGGCGATCGTCCGTGATGCGAAGGTTTTCTTAATGGATGAGCCACTCTCTAATCTTGACGCAAAGCTCCGGATTCAAATGCGTGCTGAAATTTCAAAACTTCACCAAAGACTCCAAACAACTACTATTTATGTTACCCACGATCAAACGGAAGCGATGACTATGGCCACCCGTATTGTTGTGATGAAGGATGGAATCATCCAACAGGTTGGGACTCCTAAGGATGTGTATGATAACCCGGATAATACCTTTGTGGCAGGTTTTATAGGCTCACCGGCAATGAACTTTTTCAAAGGGAAGATTCAAAACGATACGTTTATTGTGAATGAAATAAAGATGAAAATTCCAGAAGCCAAGCTTAAAGTTTTACATCAACATGGATATATCACAAAAGAGATTATTTTAGGAATTCGCCCAGAAGACATTCATGAAACTAGTGAAAAATATGATACAGCTGTTAAAGTCACAGCTAAAATCGAGGTTGCTGAACTCATGGGAGCAGAAACCATGTTGTATTCAACCATTGGAGTCGAAAGCTATGTTTCAAGGGTTGATTCAAATGTAGAAGTGAAGCCAGGACAATTATTTTCACTTTACTTTGATATGAATAAGTGTCATTTCTTTGATGTCGATAGTGAAGAACGAATTGATTTAAGGGGTGGAGCAAAGAAGGAATTTAGGGAATCAGTGTGA
- a CDS encoding carbohydrate ABC transporter permease has translation MKRRNFTKKAIVYTLLILGSVIMLFPFIWMVSTSFKPPSEVYGLKLIADNPTFNNYRKIIEGTLFTKWFLNSFIVAVITTVSVALFDTLVGYIIAKFNFFGKQVIFLFILSSLMIPTEMLIIPWYLMSADLGWVDTYWGVMFPGVISAFGIFLMKQFMESIPDDLLDAARIDGMNEFSIFFKVAIPQVFPALSALCIFTFLGNWNAYLWPLIVIETAEMRTLPVGLAFFSGENQTYWELVMAGATIAVIPLIIVFLIFQRHIIKGITLTGLK, from the coding sequence GTGAAAAGAAGAAACTTTACAAAAAAAGCCATTGTTTATACATTATTAATTTTAGGTTCAGTAATCATGCTATTTCCATTCATTTGGATGGTTTCCACCTCATTCAAACCTCCGAGTGAAGTGTATGGGTTGAAGCTTATTGCTGATAACCCTACATTTAATAACTATCGTAAAATTATCGAAGGGACCCTTTTTACTAAATGGTTTTTAAATAGTTTTATTGTTGCTGTGATTACGACAGTCAGTGTGGCTCTCTTTGATACCCTTGTTGGTTATATTATTGCTAAGTTCAACTTTTTTGGGAAACAAGTTATCTTTCTTTTTATCTTAAGCTCTCTAATGATTCCAACAGAAATGTTAATTATCCCTTGGTACTTAATGTCAGCTGACTTAGGGTGGGTTGATACATATTGGGGAGTCATGTTTCCAGGGGTGATTTCAGCGTTTGGTATATTCCTAATGAAGCAATTTATGGAGTCCATTCCGGATGATTTATTAGATGCTGCAAGAATTGATGGTATGAATGAGTTTTCGATTTTCTTTAAGGTCGCCATTCCTCAAGTATTCCCAGCATTATCTGCACTATGTATTTTCACATTCCTTGGGAATTGGAATGCGTATTTATGGCCGCTCATTGTTATTGAAACAGCTGAAATGCGAACATTACCGGTTGGTCTTGCCTTTTTCTCAGGTGAAAATCAAACGTATTGGGAGCTTGTTATGGCAGGAGCAACCATTGCTGTTATACCCTTAATCATTGTCTTTTTAATCTTCCAGCGCCATATTATAAAAGGAATCACTTTGACTGGCTTAAAATAA
- the nagB gene encoding glucosamine-6-phosphate deaminase yields the protein MKIIEVKDYQQMSRLAACIISEKVRSQNRLNLGLATGETPKGTYNYLIKDFNHNGTSYEEVYTFNLDEYVPLSMDNPNSYRFYMNHFLFNHLDIPMSHTFLPLGNATDLENECVRYEKQIEDHGGIDLQLLGIGKNGHIGFNEPRTSFISKTHVVTLTSLTREANARFFERPEDVPKQAITVGIETIMKSKEILLLASGESKREAMNELLHGELSEDFPASILRLHPDVTVIADQTALKGIQVEGYSFTKC from the coding sequence ATGAAAATTATAGAGGTCAAAGATTATCAGCAAATGAGTCGGCTCGCAGCGTGTATTATAAGTGAAAAAGTTCGTTCACAAAATCGATTAAATCTTGGGCTCGCAACCGGAGAAACACCAAAAGGGACCTACAACTATTTAATAAAGGATTTTAATCATAATGGAACCTCTTATGAAGAGGTATACACGTTTAATTTAGATGAATATGTTCCACTTTCTATGGATAACCCGAATAGCTATCGATTTTATATGAACCATTTTTTATTTAACCATCTTGATATTCCAATGTCTCATACTTTTCTTCCACTAGGTAATGCTACTGATCTAGAAAACGAATGTGTAAGATATGAAAAACAAATTGAAGATCATGGTGGAATTGATCTTCAACTACTTGGAATCGGCAAGAATGGCCATATTGGCTTTAATGAACCAAGAACATCTTTCATATCAAAGACACATGTCGTCACACTTACTTCATTAACTAGGGAAGCAAATGCACGATTTTTTGAACGTCCAGAAGATGTTCCGAAACAAGCAATTACAGTTGGAATTGAAACAATTATGAAGTCAAAAGAAATTCTCCTGCTTGCATCTGGTGAAAGTAAAAGAGAGGCTATGAACGAACTGCTTCATGGAGAATTGTCGGAGGATTTTCCAGCATCGATACTTCGACTTCATCCAGATGTAACAGTCATCGCTGATCAAACAGCATTAAAGGGGATTCAAGTAGAAGGTTATTCCTTCACAAAATGTTGA
- a CDS encoding extracellular solute-binding protein, producing MKKFLGVLFFVTLFMVLVGCSDKEEAGGDVTDDGEEGSGEITIEYWQYAYQSKVDLIDELIKEFEEANPGIKVKHTTFPYEQYNEKVATLVPAGRGPDVINLYYGWIPKYVDSGYLQPLPEDGFSASEIESEFFPLVDAVKLDDQYWAIPTAVRTLALFYNKDLFEKAGLDPDSPPTNWDELVDYAKKTTVRDGNQLVTAGMAYELGGQLHNWYRDALVYQAGGQDLSEDRKQILWDDSEAGLEAFRYLVEFTTEHKVGEKGFYTDDVTAFKTGNAAMNVDGSFRLGTLATDAPDLNYAVAPLPSYKEKATQSSFWANGITAKVEGEKLEAATKFLKFLTSKEVMERWVDKIGELPAKEAVASQDKFITDPLLGPFIEQLPYANAHFFVDETAERQLMMDAVDQVVLNGVSIEDAYAELVEKTQKLFDDYWSSR from the coding sequence TTGAAAAAATTTCTTGGAGTACTCTTTTTTGTCACATTGTTTATGGTGCTAGTCGGATGTTCCGATAAGGAAGAGGCTGGTGGTGATGTAACTGATGATGGAGAAGAAGGTAGTGGAGAGATTACGATTGAATACTGGCAATATGCTTATCAGTCCAAGGTGGATTTAATTGATGAACTAATTAAAGAGTTTGAGGAAGCAAACCCTGGAATCAAAGTAAAGCATACAACGTTCCCATATGAACAATATAACGAAAAGGTAGCTACACTTGTTCCAGCGGGTAGAGGACCGGATGTTATTAATCTTTATTATGGTTGGATTCCGAAATATGTTGACTCTGGATATCTTCAACCCCTTCCAGAGGATGGCTTTTCTGCAAGTGAAATTGAAAGTGAATTTTTCCCACTTGTTGATGCTGTAAAACTTGATGATCAATATTGGGCGATTCCAACCGCAGTTCGTACCCTCGCTTTATTTTACAATAAAGATCTTTTTGAAAAAGCTGGTTTAGATCCAGACAGCCCACCTACAAACTGGGATGAGTTGGTTGATTATGCGAAGAAAACTACGGTTCGTGATGGTAACCAGTTAGTTACAGCAGGGATGGCTTATGAACTTGGAGGTCAGTTGCATAACTGGTATAGAGATGCTCTTGTTTATCAAGCAGGTGGTCAAGATTTAAGTGAGGATCGAAAACAAATTTTATGGGATGATTCGGAAGCTGGTTTAGAAGCGTTCCGTTATTTAGTTGAATTTACGACAGAGCATAAAGTTGGTGAAAAAGGATTCTATACGGATGATGTTACGGCATTTAAAACTGGAAATGCAGCAATGAATGTTGATGGTTCTTTCCGTTTAGGAACGCTTGCTACAGATGCACCAGATTTGAATTATGCGGTAGCTCCACTGCCATCATATAAGGAAAAAGCAACACAATCTTCCTTCTGGGCGAATGGAATTACAGCTAAGGTTGAAGGTGAAAAGTTAGAAGCAGCAACAAAGTTCCTAAAGTTCTTAACAAGCAAAGAAGTGATGGAGCGTTGGGTTGATAAGATTGGTGAATTACCAGCTAAGGAAGCTGTGGCTTCTCAAGACAAATTTATTACTGACCCACTGTTAGGGCCTTTTATTGAACAGCTTCCATATGCAAATGCTCACTTCTTCGTAGATGAAACGGCTGAAAGACAGCTTATGATGGATGCAGTTGATCAGGTTGTACTAAATGGAGTTTCAATTGAGGACGCATATGCTGAGTTGGTGGAAAAAACACAGAAGTTATTTGATGATTACTGGAGTAGTCGATAA
- a CDS encoding ROK family transcriptional regulator: protein MSIPQSGTPTYLKLLNKKKVLQTIIGGDDYYSRASLAKELNISKPTISSLVDELVKEGWLIEKESNETAHGGGRKPVHLFFNKVCKYTIGVDIGGTHTEIAIMNLEGELIITGKLFTQQALKDDFIHLLVTEINRLLRVSGLINTDILSLAIGAPGITDTEKGIVIEAPSLQWDNYPLQEKVSSYFPFPVYIENDVNMAVLGEYWKGSAKDKSNVVLITIGTGVGCGIIINRELYRGFQFAAGEIGYMITNKDQAGQHFETMFDGFGFLENHVGGPAIVKQYIKNSTTTVNGEYSAEMVFNEAIQGETYATKVINEALDHIAVSLINVAALLNPDCIVLGGGISKSGEWFLPKLQHKIAMYLPKQSQTEVLLTQLPQVALIGATALCLRNHELFSIEKKF from the coding sequence ATGAGTATCCCGCAATCAGGAACACCCACTTATTTGAAGCTATTAAACAAGAAAAAGGTCTTACAAACGATTATCGGGGGTGATGATTATTATTCCAGAGCAAGTCTTGCTAAAGAATTAAATATTAGTAAACCAACGATTTCTTCGTTAGTCGATGAGTTGGTTAAAGAAGGGTGGCTCATTGAAAAGGAAAGTAATGAAACGGCCCATGGAGGTGGGAGGAAGCCTGTTCATTTATTTTTCAATAAAGTATGTAAATATACAATCGGAGTTGATATCGGCGGCACACATACTGAAATAGCAATAATGAATCTTGAAGGTGAATTAATTATTACCGGAAAACTATTTACTCAACAGGCATTAAAAGATGATTTTATTCATCTACTAGTAACAGAGATTAATAGATTGTTAAGAGTAAGTGGATTGATCAATACTGATATATTATCACTTGCAATTGGTGCGCCTGGGATAACTGATACAGAGAAAGGTATTGTAATTGAAGCTCCAAGTCTTCAGTGGGACAATTATCCTTTACAAGAAAAAGTAAGCTCTTATTTTCCGTTTCCTGTATATATTGAAAATGATGTGAATATGGCGGTGCTTGGGGAGTATTGGAAGGGGTCTGCGAAAGATAAATCCAATGTCGTTCTGATTACGATAGGAACGGGTGTTGGATGTGGCATTATTATTAATCGTGAGCTATACCGAGGCTTTCAATTTGCTGCAGGAGAAATTGGTTATATGATTACTAACAAAGATCAAGCTGGACAACATTTCGAAACAATGTTTGATGGCTTTGGTTTTCTTGAAAATCATGTTGGGGGTCCTGCTATCGTAAAGCAATATATAAAGAACTCTACGACAACTGTCAATGGCGAGTATAGTGCGGAAATGGTTTTTAATGAAGCCATTCAAGGTGAGACTTATGCAACAAAGGTGATTAATGAAGCATTAGATCACATTGCAGTTTCGTTAATTAATGTAGCGGCTCTTTTGAATCCCGATTGTATCGTTTTAGGAGGAGGAATTTCGAAATCAGGAGAATGGTTTTTACCGAAGTTACAACATAAAATAGCGATGTATCTACCTAAGCAAAGTCAAACAGAGGTGCTTCTAACTCAATTGCCACAAGTGGCCCTTATCGGAGCAACAGCTTTATGTTTGAGAAATCATGAGTTATTTTCCATCGAAAAGAAATTCTGA
- a CDS encoding TetR/AcrR family transcriptional regulator yields MNDRKQHVIKMAHQLFIDRGFQATSIQDILEYSGISKGTFYNYFSSKNELLMALFKAIYKKMEKERNQLLIGQDPSDVELFIRQYELQMNINKENKLITLFEEVMISNDPELKQFIKDGQLRMLQWTYQRFLEIFGHEKKPVLLDCAIMFLGILHHNMKYYAMGHDSKINVYQVVRYSVKRVESMVNEVANTGEQLNEPELLEKWIPDQKDARRVFQEELSKTIVGLKKEVIDTNESHKYIELLEFIQEELLHSKNPRPFLIQSALAPLKDAQALFDLKLIEDLEHLISSYFKADAKN; encoded by the coding sequence ATGAACGATCGTAAGCAGCATGTTATAAAAATGGCTCACCAATTATTTATCGACAGAGGTTTTCAGGCTACGTCGATTCAAGATATTCTCGAATATAGTGGCATTTCGAAGGGGACTTTCTATAACTATTTCTCATCAAAAAATGAGTTATTAATGGCGCTTTTTAAAGCTATTTATAAAAAAATGGAAAAAGAACGAAATCAACTTCTCATAGGACAAGATCCGTCTGATGTTGAGTTGTTTATTAGACAATATGAATTACAAATGAACATCAATAAAGAAAATAAACTAATTACGCTCTTTGAAGAGGTCATGATTTCAAATGATCCTGAACTTAAACAATTTATTAAAGATGGTCAATTAAGGATGCTTCAATGGACATATCAACGTTTTTTAGAAATCTTCGGACATGAAAAAAAACCAGTATTATTAGATTGTGCAATTATGTTTTTAGGCATTTTACATCACAATATGAAGTATTATGCAATGGGACATGACTCCAAAATTAATGTGTATCAAGTTGTCCGTTATAGTGTAAAAAGAGTTGAGAGTATGGTAAATGAAGTTGCTAATACGGGTGAACAATTAAATGAACCTGAACTTTTGGAGAAATGGATTCCAGATCAAAAAGATGCAAGAAGAGTTTTTCAAGAAGAACTTAGTAAAACGATAGTGGGGTTAAAAAAAGAGGTAATCGATACGAATGAATCTCACAAGTACATTGAGTTACTAGAGTTTATTCAAGAAGAATTGCTTCACTCAAAGAATCCTCGTCCATTTTTGATTCAAAGTGCACTTGCTCCATTAAAAGATGCGCAGGCCTTATTTGATTTGAAGTTAATAGAAGATCTTGAACACCTAATTTCAAGCTATTTTAAAGCGGATGCAAAAAATTAA